A genomic region of Anopheles coustani chromosome 3, idAnoCousDA_361_x.2, whole genome shotgun sequence contains the following coding sequences:
- the LOC131258870 gene encoding leucine-rich repeat-containing protein 24-like, with protein sequence MCPNACSTRTRPMRTAGDDGSARITNVRSTMVHGSTKRHVTKHRISAGVTVMLLLLLVQLQVSIARGNEEPDFTKQCGNCKCSWKSGRKSADCTNQRLPGVPRELSNALQILELSYNEIDELPALTFMSAHYTNLQKLYLRNNGMKRADREAFRNLTILIELDMANNNLSSLEPGIFDDLTKIRVIILNNNRLERIEKNLFRGLAFLTKVHLRSNRLVRIALNSFVNVPILSQIELDYNELQTLRKESFSGLEKLTSLSLTNNPWNCSCALRAFSEFVLAKNLYTSPTACSVPKKLAGRQWGDIDLDEFACPPNIIENRMQFPGGGENATFVCKVTGLPLPTIDWLFQKRPLSLHDQRKLVRQAVRINERDQSEMHVSELTIFGVRQADRGSYVCKATNRGGIDENELFFDLKADPHPIASATRSKDLLWIVLIVLLVLLAIVAALMIWCVCKRVRRKKNSTMSENGLMSAKMMDKSQNDSILDSGSVIVEMQKSLLTEVNPVEKPPRRVDIDAGDKVLAGVGGGGSEYDEKHEAQRTLLDETGFVAQDEETASVALSDSNPRSRATYVDDGCGTNLPPDLLAFPSRFPQSPSIQSSLSNIHDGRIYGKSPLASPIYQMGPGTSSLGGPGGQVPAGFRTLQHPKTGRTIAIAAGRSNSPFTPAPLIYPQVAHKHQGYVTIPRKPRTPSWTPSISSAVTAEMLPSGGSNPASPTSPIDLSLSMCEPVYDNLGLRTTASGNSTLKLNKAHRGVTSGAPNALTSTPLTKYSMKDRPLPATPGGQTATNPLTLGSNYEAIPEKLVPPGGLGLPGLDLDQSSIYGMAPGVGTMNRSKVPPRPPPKPKKKPIVAGDDPSVSGTVSGPMTLMAANTSSTNTSTSPLFADEGDDGTEV encoded by the exons ATGTGTCCCAACGCGTGCAGTACGAGGACGAGACCGATGCGGACGGCGGGAGATGACGGTAGTGCAAGGATAACGAACGTGCGGTCAACAATGGTGCACGGTTCGACCAAGCGCCACGTGACAAAACATAGGATCAGCGCAGGAGTAACGGTGATGTTGCTGCTCCTTTTAGTGCAGCTCCAAGTGAGCATAGCACGCGGCAACGAGGAGCCCGACTTCACCAAACAGTGCGGCAACTGCAAGTGCAGCTGGAAAAGTGGACGAAAGAGTGCGGACTGCACCAACCAGCGGCTACCGGGGGTCCCACGGGAGCTCAGCAACGCGCTGCAGATACTGGAACTCTCGTACAACGAGATCGACGAGCTGCCGGCCCTGACGTTCATGAGCGCCCACTACACCAACCTACAGAAGCTGTACCTGCGCAACAACGGCATGAAGCGGGCGGACCGGGAAGCGTTCCGGAACCTAACCATCCTGATCGAGCTGGACATGGCGAACAACAACCTGAGCTCGCTCGAGCCGGGCATCTTCGACGATCTGACCAAAATCCGCGTCATCATCCTGAACAACAACCGGCTCGAGAGGATCGAGAAGAATCTCTTCCGCGGGTTGGCCTTTCTCACTAAGGTGCACCTGCGCAGCAACCGGCTGGTGCGGATCGCGCTGAACAGCTTCGTCAACGTGCCGATCCTGTCGCAGATCGAGCTGGACTACAACGAGCTGCAGACGCTGCGGAAGGAGTCGTTCTCGGGGCTGGAGAAGCTGACCAGCCTGTCGCTGACGAACAACCCGTGGAACTGCAGCTGCGCGCTGCGCGCCTTCAGCGAGTTCGTGCTGGCGAAGAACCTATACACGTCGCCGACGGCGTGCAGCGTGCCGAAGAAGCTCGCCGGCCGCCAGTGGGGCGACATCGATCTGGACGAGTTCGCCTGCCCGCCGAACATCATCGAGAACCGGATGCAGTTCCCGGGCGGTGGTGAGAACGCGACGTTCGTCTGCAAGGTGACCGGGTTGCCGCTGCCGACGATCGACTGGCTGTTCCAGAAGCGACCCCTCTCGCTGCACGACCAACGCAAGCTGGTGCGACAGGCGGTGCGCATCAACGAGCGCGACCAGAGCGAGATGCACGTGTCGGAGCTGACGATCTTCGGCGTGCGGCAGGCGGACCGCGGCTCGTACGTGTGCAAGGCCACCAACCGGGGTGGCATCGACGAGAATGAGCTGTTCTTCGACCTAAAGGCGGACCCGCACCCGATTGCGTCGGCCACCCGGTCGAAGGATCTGCTCTGGATCGTACTGATCgtgctgttggtgctgctggcgATCGTGGCGGCGCTAATGATCTGGTGCGTCTGCAAGCGAGTGCGGAGAAAGAAGAACTCCACCATGAGCGAGAACGGGCTGATGAGCGCGAAGATGATGGACAAATCGCAGAACGACTCCATCCTCGACAGCGGCTCGGTGATCGTGGAAATGCAGAAGAGTCTGCTGACGGAGGTGAACCCGGTGGAGAAGCCACCGCGACGGGTGGACATCGATGCCGGGGACAAGGTGTTGGCTGGAGTCGGTGGCGGCGGTAGCGAGTATGACGAAAAGCACGAGGCCCAGCGGACGCTTCTGGACGAGACCGGTTTCG TCGCCCAGGATGAGGAAACGGCCTCGGTGGCGCTGTCGGACTCGAACCCGCGCTCCCGGGCCACGTACGTAGATGACGGTTGCGGCACGAACCTTCCGCCGGACCTGCTGGCCTTCCCGTCGCGCTTCCCCCAGTCACCCTCGATCCAAAGTTCGTTGTCGAACATCCACGACGGTCGCATCTACGGTAAATCGCCGCTAGCCAGCCCGATCTACCAGATGGGCCCGGGCACGAGCAGTCTGGGCGGCCCGGGGGGACAGGTACCGGCTGGGTTCCGCACGCTTCAGCACCCGAAGACGGGTCGCACGATAGCGATAGCGGCCGGTCGGTCCAACTCACCGTTTACGCCCGCCCCGCTCATCTACCCGCAGGTGGCCCACAAGCACCAGGGCTACGTGACAATCCCGCGCAAACCGCGCACCCCCAGCTGGACGCCGTCGATAAGTTCGGCCGTGACGGCGGAGATGCTGCCCTCAGGCGGTAGCAACCCCGCCAGCCCCACCTCGCCCATCGACCTGTCGCTCAGCATGTGCGAGCCCGTGTACGACAATCTCGGCCTCCGGACGACGGCGTCCGGCAACTCGACGCTCAAGCTCAACAAAGCCCACCGAGGGGTGACGTCGGGTGCCCCCAACGCCCTCACGTCCACGCCGCTAACGAAGTACAGCATGAAAGACCGACCGCTACCGGCCACTCCTGGCGGTCAGACGGCAACGAACCCACTGACGCTCGGCAGCAACTACGAGGCCATTCCGGAGAAGCTCGTCCCGCCCGGTGGCCTCGGGTTGCCCGGGCTCGACCTTGACCAGTCGTCCATCTACGGTATGGCCCCGGGTGTCGGCACGATGAACCGCAGTAAAGTTCCACCCCGGCCACCgccgaaaccgaaaaagaaaccgatcgTTGCCGGTGACGACCCAAGCGTAAGCGGAACGGTCAGTGGTCCGATGACGTTGATGGCAGCGAACACTAGCAGCACAAACACCAGCACTAGCCCGTTGTTTGCGGACGAGGGCGACGACGGTACCGAGGTCTAG